Within the Hippoglossus stenolepis isolate QCI-W04-F060 chromosome 2, HSTE1.2, whole genome shotgun sequence genome, the region ttacattatttacaaaGTGAGTCACTGTTTGAGTTCCATGTGATGGAGGAAAGTTCCTtcgctcctttttttttttttttttacaatcgaGGAAGTTCTACTGGTGACGGCTCGGCTACATCAGAAGCTTTAAGGCAATGTGCTGTCGTGAATGTTGTCGCCATCGAGGCTAATGGCACGATGCAGGTGGAAAGGCAAGAGGTGTGGAATGGTCAATGGGGCGGAGCTTAGCACCAGTCGGTGACTTTGATGTCACGATGCATTTAACAGAAAAATcgagaaaaataaataacttttgaTCTTTGAAAACACATTCGGCTTCTTTGTAGGTTTATTTTCCCAGAATCCTCAAAAACATTCGAAAACATCTGGATGAAATAAATTCTCTCTTAAGGCTGATCTCACAATGCAACAATATTTTCTATCCAGGCAGCTAGAAATCATGATTTGCTCTTTTTGTAcaacaaaagacaaatataaacacattattttatatgaaaatatatgatTACTATAATGTAACATAAATATAGACAAATATAAGGGTTAAGAAAACTTCTGTTTCAGCAACAGAAGTTTTAAATCAATAAGCCTCTTCTTAAAATGAATTTCTGCCAGAGGATGTCCAGATTTAACTGagttatttgtttatttaaaatatattttttatgatgGTAGAAGTACCTCAGAATTGTGCCTCCAGTTGCAagatttgtttatgttttgctaacttattatttagttttttgttaaaaatcctttgtcaacattttttattttgtggaccaaaataaaatggtttggTGCCACGATGAAATTTATCTCCAAGCAAAGATAAAGTGCACAAATGATTCCTGCGCACTGTCGTCATGATTTTACCTTTTTTGCAAAGGTCACAGGTTACACAGCTTATTTTTTATGCAAAAGAATATTTCTGTAACTGTTTTCAATGAGAGAGAAGAgtttttcttgctgtttttGCGTTTCTAAGAGCTTCAAGTTTTTGGATTTTTACTGACTTTGCACTAACATAAATTCTAGATGAAATTCTTCCATGGTTGGAAGATTATTTGAGGATTCAGAAAACACCTTCAGAgcagcagttgtgtgtttttattcgtGTTTTACCTGACgactaactgtgtgtgtgtgatcacataAGAGACACAAACTGGTGCTGAGCTACATTATGAGAAGTCAGAGCTAACGTTCGGTTTAACTAAACCAGGAAATGTGCAGACCTGGAGAAAACATGACCCATTCACAGAAGAAACATCAGATCACGTGAGCGTTTGTTGTTTCAGATGCATTCAATGCTTTTCTTTCAGAGCATTAGCGTTGTGTATTAGCCTACAGTATATAGGAAGAATTTCCTACGTGTACATCTACTCCATGATAATATGGAGGAGTTCTATGACATTTACAAACTACTGACACGAGGTACGAGAAGTACAACACACTGTGCGCATATAATCTgtgactttatatatatatatatatatatatcctataTATACCAGGGTTTTGTAAAAAGGGATATTTCTGTTATGATCAGAATTCATCTACATCTTTCTCATGCAGAACCAAAGAATATATTCTACTTCGCCTGCTGGTCCAAGGCCACTGCAAGTTCTGAACTGAGGTATCGAGCAAAGGAAACGCAACAAAACTGAAAGACGCCGTTTAGAGCAGCAAGGTCAATTTTCTATAAATCAGAAAACCCTGAATCAAAAGACACTGAAGCTCAGGTTCAAACTGTCAGAGCGAATTAGCAGCATAACACAGACAGAAGTGTTCAACATCATCACGGACACTAACACAGACAGGATGCAGACGGCTAAGCAGGCAAAGAGGCTCCTGGGTAAAAACACCAATTTGCCATTTGTCAGTTAAATTAATAccgccccccccaccctcagaaaaaagaaggaagttGTGAATGAACAAAATGTGGTGGAGTTCATTGCATCTTGCTCTTTGCAATTCGTAAACCGAACGCAGAGTCGGGTACGAAGCATCAAGGTGAGATCGTCTTTTGCATCAAATGAAAACGAGACGTCAGGAGATGAATTTAAATGGAGCTCAGGGGGGAAAGTCTCCACTGGGCGTGGTTTTATTTCCAGCTCGGTTTCGCGCTCCTGCTCGGCGTCATCCCCGACTTCTCAGAAAAGCTACTCGTCTTACGATTATCCTCGCGGGATGGAGGCGGGGTCTCGCTGCGATGGGAGCTCCGACTGGTGGCCTTCACGCTTTGCACTCGCCGCAGGCTTGTCCCTTGCGGCCGCTCCTCGCCGGCGTGAACCGTGGGCGACAACCTGTTCTGCTTCACGGAGGGCTGTCGACCCAGGAGCGAGGGGCTGCGAGATGGCGTGGAGGGGACGGAGGGGGGGCCCAGCTCATTCTTGGTTCTTGAGGACGATGCTACGGTGGTTCGGGCGAAGCCGGGGACATCGGAGGTGTTCTTTACGCTGAGGGCGTGCGAGCTGCTGTTCTCGGACGAAGCCCCGCCCTGCGCCTGAACCTGGGCCTGCGCCTGAACCTGGGCCTGCGCCTGAGCCTGCGCCTGAGCCAAGGCTCTCATCGTGGAGCGGCACATTTTCTCCTCGGGAACAGGCTTGGGGATGTTCCTCAGCGGTTTGGCACTCGGCTTTTGGATGGAGGCCTTCCTTGGCATCGCATCGCGCGCCCACCTTGAAATGCCACCGGTGAGGCTGCTTCCCCTCTGAGCTTTCGTCTCATCGGGCGGCAGACTGGAGTGCCGAGGAGGTCGTGTTGTCTTCTCGCTCCTTCCTCTCGCTGGCGTGCTCTGGTCCCGGAGAGGACGGTGTGAATCCCCGCTCTCATTCGCCAAAGTTCTCTCTGCGCACTTGCCGCCACCCGTCCTCGTGGGCTTGCTGATGGGCACGACCTTCCTCATGCCCTGGCTCTCGCTGCTTGTGAGCATTCGCACTACACGAACTCCGCCGCTCTTTGCAGCTTTGTTAACTTTACTCTTTGCTTGCACcggttttctgctgctctgtgcatcTTTCACTGCAACTTGTTTTCCCTCGGCCGTGTCACAGCTCTCCGTGTCCCACTCCTCCGTTGTCAAAGACGTCGTCATGGATGTTGCGTCCACAGATTTCGGCGCCGAAAGCTCATTGGTGGAAACAGACTGGTTGTTGGGAGACTCCAAGTTCGAGGACAGAGAGCTGTGATCTTGCTGGCTCTCCTGATCTTTGTTGCGGTCCGGCGTTCTGAAATGACGCCCCTCTTTAGTTAGAGACAAGCTTTCTGCCTCAGAGTAATCCAGAGCGACAGAGCAGTCCGTCTCTGTGCAGTCGAGTACGTAAAACACTGGCTTCCTATTGGATAGTGAGGTATCGAGTGGGAGGGGTGTATCACAGGTGGTAGAGGAAACTGTGCTGTTGTCCTCTTCTTCAGGAGAGGACCCGGCCTGTGTGGGAggatctgttttgttttcccatgCTTCCTTGGGATCTGCTGCTATCACTAAAAGTTTATCACCTGGAAAGTTGTCCAGACTCTTAGGGGGTATCCGTCTCTCCTTTTCCAAATCTGTCACCACTAAATCCCCCTGATTGACAAAGTGCATGTGATTACTGTTATTGTCTGGACCAGGTAGCTCGAAGGCTTGAGGACCTCGGACTAAAGTGTGTTTCTCCACGCTAACGTTCATGTGGCTGCTAATTGTTGGGCTGGGCTTTTGAAAGACACAAAAGGATCGCGGCAGAGCGCTGCCTTCCGACACAGACGAGTAACGATTGTTGTTGTTGCGAGGTTCCTCGTTACCATTTAACCCAGAAGAGGAAAACCTGGCCAGTGGGCTGATTGGTTCAGTTTGTGCACACGGAGACGTCACCTGTCTGTCGCAGCCTAACTCGCGGTTGTCATCCTGCCCCGAGATCCACGGGGTCGTCCTCCGCTGCACGGGGCGGCCCGACCGAGGTAGGCTGTTAAACTTGGAACAGTCAGCGGGATTCCCGGCGCCGCCAAACAGCTCAAGGTATCCCTGGAGTTCGCGGTCCGCTATGGAGGTCATGGTATGACGGTGGCGGCGGGCGCTGGCAGAGCGTCCCAGCGGGGTGTGTGGACTCTGAGACCTCTGCTGGAAGAAATCCAGGAGGCCGTCCTTGGTGAGCATCTCCACGTCATTCTCGCTGCTGCTGCGACCGAATCCCCCGCTCGGATCCCCACCCGACCACGCGAAacgcttctcctccagctctctcaGACGACGCTGTCGGGCCTCTTCCTTCAACTCGCGATCCAAGTTGtcctgagagaaacacaaaggtgAGATAATGGAGAGAGTCAGGCAGgcaaaagcacaaataaatcaaatcagaagAGAGGAATAGAACAtttgaaagtttgtttttaccTCAAAATTTCCAATTTCAACAAAGACCTTACTTTCTTTAGTTTTCCATCAATGTTATGTTCACAAGTTGGAAGTTAAAACTGCAACAAACtgttaatttcagtttttctttccattaagTTGCCTAATTCTTTAAAACCTGTGTAATTACATTTCCGGCCCAATCTTTTTAAGAAAGATTACATGTTTCCTGAGCTCACCGATCAACGTAGGTAACAAACCTTGTAATAAGTATTCAGACCAAACTGACCTTAACAGCTTTCTTGAACTTAAAGCAGAAGTCCTGAAAGATGCGGAAACATTCGTCCAGCTTGAACGTGTCCTTGTCCTCACAGAAGAAATCGATGAGAGTGTTTCCTTCTTTACGCAGCTCcagcctgcgtctcttcaggTCCTGAAGAGTCTGTGCTGaactctgaaacacacattttttaaaatgttatacaCTTGGATGACATTATCTATAGCGCTtgaatcagcagctgcagaaatgCCCGGTGGCCTGGATccaactttgtgtgtgtgtgtgtgtgtgtgtgtgtgtgtgtgttgctgcttcaCCTGCAGAAAcggctccagctgctgcagcagcacctgATCTCCTTGAACCTTTTCCTCCAGAGATTTAATCCGAACATATAAAGAAGAAAACTCCACCTCGATGTTTTCCACCGAGATTCTACAGGAGAATAACACAAAAGAAAGATTGCATTTGTAAAAATCATGTTCCTGTCTTTAAAGTGTCCCTGTAGAACTAGTGAGTGTTACAACATGTGACAACAATCTGGTGACATCACTGTCAGATTGTCATCTGTTCTTTGTGAAAACATGGCCGCGGAGAGAAATGCGTGAACACAtcctgagggagggagagaggaagggagggaggagagatctTGGTGCAGGAGCCACGCAGAGATGACCTTGTGAGGCTGACGGAGCCCGACAGCCTCTATAATCCCACTGCGCTCTCGACATGATGCGAGACGTcagcaggaggaagaacaaGGCTGGAGGAGGTTTAACTGCCATGTATGTCATTACTTGACACGTTTACACATTTATCACAGTCAGAATCCATGCGC harbors:
- the fhdc1 gene encoding FH2 domain-containing protein 1 is translated as MLVMSCPSTTNEPESCSGEGSSGTTSSITTSEPSSMSGHSTLPSLSDTPDTSKHQAPPPPPLPPPPPGAPPPPPPPGTTCHNGRKKRRVRSFFWKPIPEEKVHGKPNIWTMAVRQQQYQIDVRSVEELFGQQEEALSGLRGATPANGTSARVSRTRSFKENSKDEISILDSKRGMNIGIFLKQFKKSNRCIVEDIRRGEGKIYGAEPLKDLLKLLPEAEEIKKLQMFTGDPDKLTLVDSFMFLLIQVPRFEVRIEAMVLHEEFVPSCAVMSREIDVVRVATKELLSCEELHAILHLVLQAGNIMNAGGYAGNAVGFKLSSLLSLADTKANKPGMNLLHFVAMEAKKKDEKLLKFPEKLQDVQSAARISVENIEVEFSSLYVRIKSLEEKVQGDQVLLQQLEPFLQSSAQTLQDLKRRRLELRKEGNTLIDFFCEDKDTFKLDECFRIFQDFCFKFKKAVKDNLDRELKEEARQRRLRELEEKRFAWSGGDPSGGFGRSSSENDVEMLTKDGLLDFFQQRSQSPHTPLGRSASARRHRHTMTSIADRELQGYLELFGGAGNPADCSKFNSLPRSGRPVQRRTTPWISGQDDNRELGCDRQVTSPCAQTEPISPLARFSSSGLNGNEEPRNNNNRYSSVSEGSALPRSFCVFQKPSPTISSHMNVSVEKHTLVRGPQAFELPGPDNNSNHMHFVNQGDLVVTDLEKERRIPPKSLDNFPGDKLLVIAADPKEAWENKTDPPTQAGSSPEEEDNSTVSSTTCDTPLPLDTSLSNRKPVFYVLDCTETDCSVALDYSEAESLSLTKEGRHFRTPDRNKDQESQQDHSSLSSNLESPNNQSVSTNELSAPKSVDATSMTTSLTTEEWDTESCDTAEGKQVAVKDAQSSRKPVQAKSKVNKAAKSGGVRVVRMLTSSESQGMRKVVPISKPTRTGGGKCAERTLANESGDSHRPLRDQSTPARGRSEKTTRPPRHSSLPPDETKAQRGSSLTGGISRWARDAMPRKASIQKPSAKPLRNIPKPVPEEKMCRSTMRALAQAQAQAQAQVQAQAQVQAQGGASSENSSSHALSVKNTSDVPGFARTTVASSSRTKNELGPPSVPSTPSRSPSLLGRQPSVKQNRLSPTVHAGEERPQGTSLRRVQSVKATSRSSHRSETPPPSREDNRKTSSFSEKSGMTPSRSAKPSWK